From Roseburia hominis, the proteins below share one genomic window:
- a CDS encoding ribosomal-processing cysteine protease Prp — MIQVSIFKNRNNECVGFRTSGHAGAEEPGHDIVCAAVSMLVMNTMNSIEQFTDANTSQVSDDTDGVIEYQILSNPTERTELLMDSMILGLQSLEDDPDYTAYIDLIFEEV, encoded by the coding sequence ATGATTCAGGTATCTATTTTTAAAAACAGGAACAATGAATGCGTTGGATTTCGGACGAGCGGTCACGCAGGAGCTGAGGAGCCGGGACACGATATTGTATGTGCCGCAGTTTCCATGCTCGTTATGAATACCATGAATTCGATCGAACAGTTCACAGACGCCAATACCTCTCAGGTATCGGACGATACGGACGGCGTGATCGAATATCAGATTTTAAGCAATCCCACGGAGCGGACAGAACTGCTCATGGATTCCATGATTCTCGGTCTTCAGAGCCTGGAAGATGATCCGGACTATACAGCGTATATTGACTTAATATTCGAGGAGGTGTAA
- the rplU gene encoding 50S ribosomal protein L21: MYAIIATGGKQYKVAEGDIIRVEKLGVEAGQSYTFDQVLAVSADELKVGTPTVEGATVEASVIGDGKAKKVIVYKYKRKTGYHKKNGHRQQYTEVKIDKINA; encoded by the coding sequence ATGTACGCAATTATAGCAACAGGTGGTAAACAGTACAAAGTAGCCGAAGGCGATATCATTAGAGTAGAGAAGCTTGGTGTCGAGGCTGGACAGTCTTATACGTTTGACCAGGTACTTGCAGTAAGCGCTGACGAGCTGAAAGTCGGAACCCCGACCGTTGAGGGTGCAACCGTTGAAGCATCTGTGATCGGTGATGGTAAGGCTAAGAAAGTTATCGTTTACAAGTATAAGAGAAAAACCGGATACCACAAGAAGAATGGTCACAGACAGCAGTACACCGAAGTTAAGATCGACAAGATCAATGCATAA